The genome window ATCATAAGCGAATCGGTCTGCTCTACCTGGGATCCATAGCTTTCTTTTTCTTTGTTGGCGGGGTTCTTGCCCTTCTGCTCAGAACCGAACTGCTCACTCCGGCAGAAAGCATAATTGATGCGGATACCTACAATCAGATCTTTACCCTTCACGGGGCCATTATGATCTTTTTATTCATCATCCCTTCCATTCCGGCAGCCCTTGGGAATTTCTTCCTGCCTATGATGATCGGTGCCAAGGATGTTGCCTTCCCGAGGCTCAACCTTGCCAGCTACTGGATATATGTGATCGGTGCCGTTTTTGCCCTGTATTCGATTATCAGTGGTGCTGTTGATACAGGATGGACTTTCTATACTCCCTACAGCACTCAAACGGATATGGCTGTGGTGTCCATGACAATGGCCATTTTCATACTGGGTTTCTCCTCCATTCTGACTGGTATCAACTTCATTGTTACGCTGCACAAGCTCAGAAGTCCGGGCCTGAGCTGGAGTAAAATGCCCCTGTTTCTCTGGTCGCTCTATGCAACGGCCATCATACAGATCCTTGCCACCCCTGTTCTTGCTATAACCGTTCTCCTGCTTGCTATGGAACGGATATTTGGTATCGGCATTTTTGATCCTACAATGGGCGGTGATCCCGTACTTTATCAGCATTTCTTCTGGTTCTACTCCCACCCCGCTGTATATATCATGATTGTGCCCGCTTTCGGTATCATTTCCGAACTGATATCCACCTTTTCCCGCAAAACCATATTCGGATACTGGGCCATCGCGCTCTCCAGTCTTGCCATTGCATTTATCGGTTTTCTGGTCTGGGGGCATCATATGTTTGTTTCGGGTCAGTCTGAACTGTCATCAGTGGTCTTTTCTTTCCTGACCTTCTTCGTTGGCGTACCCACCGGAATCAAAATTTTCAACTGGGTGGCAACAATGTACAAAGGGTCTATTGACCTCAAGACTCCCATGCTTTATGCACTTGCCTTCCTTTTCCTGTTTACCATAGGCGGACTTACCGGAATCATGATCGGAGCATTGTCCGTCAACGTACACCTGCATGATACCTACTATATTGTGGCTCATTTTCATTATGTGATGATGGGAGGAACTGTAATTGCCCTGCTTGGAGGATTGCATTACTGGTGGCCCAAAATGACGGGCAGAATGTACAATGAATTCTGGGGAAAAATCACCTGCGGAATCATCTTCGTATCCTTCAATATGACCTTCCTGCCCCAATTCATTATGGGGAGCCAGGGTATGCCCCGCAGGTATTTCAATTATGTCGATCAGTTTCAGGGTTTGCATCAGTTCTCAACCATCGGCTCCTACATTCTTGGCCTGGGCTTTGTCATCATGGCTGTGTACCTGGCCTGGTCATTGTTCAAAGGGCCCCGGGCCACTTCCAATCCATGGAAGTCACGGTCGCTGGAATGGATGGCATCGTCACCCCCGGCGCATCACAATTTTGAATACACACCCGTAATCCTTCATGGTCCGTATGACCACCACAAACCCATGCGTGAATTCCGCATGGGAGTTGCCAGGGAAGATGAAACACATGAGGAACAGGTGACTGCTGAAAAAACTCCGTGATGATAGCTAACGTAAACACGACCGCCGAAGGTAATCTGTAACCAAAACCAGTCCGAACAATAACAGTCAGTATCAACTTGGAAAATGTATGGGGAATCAGAGTATAGCGACTGAAAAAAAATCGCATTTGCAGCATCATTTTGTGGATGAAGATCAACAGTTTGAATCATCCAAGCTGGGTATGTGGATATTTCTTGCTACGGAGATCCTGATGTTTGGCGGTCTGTTTGTCGCATACATCGTATACAGGTCATGGCATCCTGACCTTTTTTATCAGGCGGCTCATGAACTTGATGTTGCTCTGGGTGCAACAAACACCGTGGTGCTGATCGCAAGCAGCCTTACCATTGCCCTTGCCATCAGAGCGGTTCAGCTTGACAAGATCAAGGCATGCATCAACTATCTTGCCGCCACCATTGCACTTGCCGCCACCTTTATGGTGATCAAGTATTTTGAATACATGGAGAAGTTTGAAAAAGGAATTTTCCCGGGTAGTGCATACTCATATGACGGGATCAGTCATGAAATGGCTGTGAATTTTTTCAGCATTTATTACATGATGACCGGACTTCACGGAATTCACGTGGTTATTGGAATGGGACTGATCGGATGGATGATTATCAAGGCTAAAAAGGGATCGGTTCACAGTGGCTACTACACCCCGGTAGAAAACACGGGCTTATTCTGGCACCTGGTTGATATCATCTGGATCTTTCTCTTTCCCCTTCTGTACCTCATCGAATGATTCCGTCTGCTATTCTTCAAAATTTTCCGGTTTGCATAAAATGATTAACAGTCAAACAGAAATGGCAAAACGAAAAGCAAATTCCTGATCATGAGTACACACCACATTTCTACTTTAGCAACACTCATGAGTGTTGCAGCAGCTTTGCTCGTGCTGACATTCTTCACCGTGGCAGTAACCTGGTTCGACATTCCTGCACCATTTGATGTGATTGCTGCTATGGCAATTGCCATAGTCAAAGCAGCACTGGTTGCCATGTTTTTTATGAACCTTTACTGGGACACCAGATTCAACTCCATCGTTCTTCTTCTGTCCGTTTTATTCCTGGTCATATTCATCAGCATAACATTGCTGGATACACTGTTCAGAGATGCCGGCCTGCCAATTTATTAACAGACAAAGGTCCTGCCCGGGGTTGAATTCAGTATCGGGCTTTCTGAAAACCAGCCGGCGGTGCCTTTGATGCACTTGTTGAAGTAATCAGTTCGTCAGGCTGCTCTCAAAATCAGCCATTTCTTCGGGAAGCAGGGGATTTCTCAGTTGTATCACGGTTCGATCAGACAAATTCAACCGATCAATCAGCTCACCATTGTACTTCAGAAATATCTCATCCAGAGTACTTCTTTCAGCTAATATTTTCATCCCTTTTCTGATTCTCTCCGCCACCTCAGGCTCATCCGGATTCACATAAAACAGCATCGGAAACGGATAGTAAATCAGGAGGTGGTCAACCATGACCAGGCCCTCTGTCTCTTCCTTTCTGTAATCGAATACGTTCTCAACCTCATTTGCGCCCAGCGCAGTGAAGTCAAACTCATGATTATGAAGACGTTCAAAAAGATCTTCATAGCTTCCCCCTTCAACCACGTTGTACCCGTTTTCTCTGAACAACCCGGCATCGGTCCATGTATAAGGGACGCCAAAACGCAGCTTTTGAAGCTCCTCCTCACTTTCAATATTTGCGAACAGCTCTGCTTCTTCTTCCCTGACAATCAGGACGCGGTAGCCCAGAATGCCCATCATCACAGATTTGTGCACCATAATCTTTCGTTCATGCTCAAACTTGGGATTGCCAGCTGTAGTCACAGTCAAATCATGCCCAAATTCTCTGAAAACCAGAGACTCGTCATCACCGTGAAGATCTTCGGCACACTCAATCAGCTCCCACTCACCGTATTCATCATTTGTTACCCTGAGCACCTCCTTCAAAACCTCACGTTCGTAATCCCTTCTGACGGTGGTGCGATTCCCGCTCCAAAGATTTAGTTCTCGGCTTTGAACAGCTTTTTCAGACGTTTCCGGATTAATTCCTTTTCCTTCAGCAGGAATGGTGGTAAATCCCAAAATCATGAAGAGGGCTACTATCCACACATGCCTGAAATAAATAAATATTTTCATGATTTAATGCCTTTCTTGGCTAACCATCTGTAATTGTCTGCACGGGATCCTTTATTATTTAAGATTCACATAGCCTCTCTACCTGCAGAATACACTGATTGCAATTTATTTCAAAGCAAAATTTTCATTCCAGTGCAATTTAGTTACTCCCCAAAACCAATCAGAACAAATCATCAAATTACATCAGGCATCCAAAAAATATCGATTTATTGCATATTTTATTCTATTTTATAGCATCCTCTGTGGCTGGCCACAGCAAACAAAAAGCGCAAAATTTTGCATCAGGCACTACACTGCACATTTAACGGACCATTCGGCAATAGTCACTCATATAATGCAACAAATGAACCGGGAACTGATGAAATATGAAATACGCCTCTCAGAGTGTATATTCCGGGAACAGCGCTTGACGACAGTTTCTCATTGCAGCTCATGTGACCAATGTGACCAATGTGACCAAAAAATATTAAACTCATGAATCTATTCTATTTGACCCGAATACTTACAATTGCAATCATATTTACATTTCTCACAACTGAGCCGGTATCAGGCGCAGGTTTATCACATCCGCCAGAACCCATACCGGTTACACTGGAACAGGATGAAGAAGGCAATTACAAAGTCGTTCGGGACGGAGAACCCTACTTCATAAAAGGAGCCGGCGGATCTTCGCGGCTTGATTTGCTGGTGGAATCAGGAGGAAACTCCATCCGGACCTGGAGTACATCTGATGCAGACAGCATCCTTGATGAAGCCCATAAACGGGGATTAACCGTAATGCTTGGAATCTGGCTTGAACATGAACGGCATGGGTTTGACTACGATGATGAGGAATCAGTGGCACGTCAAAAAGAAGAAGTGCGTAAAAAAATATTGCGGTACAAGGACCATCCTGCCCTTCTTGCCTGGGGACTGGGAAACGAGGTGGATCTGATGTACACCAACACCAGGGTATGGCATGCCGTTGAGGATATCGCCCGGATGGTTAAAGAACTGGATCCAAATCATCTTGTCACCACTGTCACAGCCGGCATCGACAAGGAAAAGGCAGCATTGATCATGGAAAAAGTACCTTCAATCGATTTTTTGAGCATTAATACGTATGGAGGACTCGATGATCTTCCGGAACGTATCCGGGAAATCGGCTGGGATGGTGCCTATGCAGTGACCGAATGGGGTCCCACCGGACACTGGGAAATTGATCAGACCGAATGGGAGGTTCCTGTTGAACAAACCAGTACAGAGAAATCGGAAGTCTACCGTTCACGATACCGGGAAGGTATTATGGCCGACCCTGAGCAGTGCATAGGATCCTACACTTTTCTCTGGGGGCAAAAACAGGAAACCACCCCCACATGGTACGGTCTTTTCCTTGAAACCGGCGAAATAACCGAAGTGGTGGATGCCATGCACTATAATTGGACCGGTGAATGGCCTGAGGAACGTGCACCTTCTATACTTTCCTTTACAATCGAAGGCATGTCAGCGCACGATAATGTCTACCTTGCTCCCGGAGAAACGTATGAGGCAACTGTTGAGGGAACCCATCCGCATGATGCATCCTTTGAGATTAGCTGGGAGTTTTTGCCCGAAAGTACAGATATCGGAGCCGGAGGTGATCCGGAAGAACGGCCGGAGACGATTCACGGACTGATAAAAGAACAACATGGTAACACCATTGTTTTTCAAGCTCCTGAAAAACAAGGCCCATACCGCCTTTTCACATATCTTGTCACTGAAGAAAACAGGGCGGCTGTCGCAAATATTCCTTTTTTTGTCGGAGACAAATGAGCGGCAAAGGTCTGAAGCCATTCCAAATATATTTGTTTGGACAGGCATATTGAATATTTTATGTCTTCCTGACAGGCATTCATTGTATGATTGCACTGCTGTACAGGTATGATCAACATTTATCAGTTACTTTAAGTGCTATTGGTTAATGTTTTCTTCGCAGAGTGACCATCATGGCAACTACAAATCCGTGTATTATCCGTGGCTTCTCAAATAGGCATTCTTGATCTGATTATTGTACTTGCCTTTGTTGGCTATATTTGCTGGCGTGGATTCACTGCCTCCAGGAATCAGAAATCACCTGCGGACTTTTTTCTTGCCAGCAGATCCCTGACCTGGCCCCTTATCGGTATTTCTCTTTACGCATCGAACATGTCCAGCAGCAGTCTGATAGGACTGTCCAGCAGTGGCTATGAAAACGGGATCTACGTTTACAATTACGAGTGGATGGGGATCATCCTGCTGGTCATTTTTGCCATTTATTTTGTCCCACTCTACTTAAGGGCAAAACTGTATACCATGCCTGAGCTTCTGGAGAAGCGGTTTGATTTCAGGTCCCGTTATTATTTCTCAACCCTGAGCATACTGGTTAATATTGGCATTGACACTGCCGGAGCGCTTTACGCAGGAGGAATCCTCATTCAAATCTTGTTTCCCGTGGTGGATATGGGAACCGCTATTCTGATTATTGCCATCTCTGCAGGGATGTACACCATTGCCGGCGGACTCAGAGCCGTTGTTTTCACTGATGTACTGCAAGGTATACTGCTTACTGTCGGTTCACTGATACTTACCATAATTCTTTTTAACCATATCGGCTCATGGGAGGCCATTAAAGAAGCAGCTCATCCGGATTCATTTAACCTCATCAGAAGCCGGGACGATAAGGTGCTTCCCTGGCCGGCGCTGATTCTGGGATTACCCCTCTTGAGTTTTTATTTCTGGTGCACCAATCAGCACATAGTACAGCGTGTCCTGGGAGCGCGTTCCATAGATGACGGCCGAAAAGGAGCCATATTTGCAGGATTTCTTAAAGTTCCCGTGCTTTTTATCATGATTTTTCCCGGCATCATGGCCTTGTCCATTTATCCTGAGCTTGACAATCCCAATATGGTGATGCCTCAGTTGATGCTGGATTTTCTTCCTGCCGGCATTCTCGGTTTGGTTCTTGCAGGATTTCTTGCCGCGTTGATGTCCAGCATCGATTCTGCACTGAACTCCGCTTCAACACTGCTTACAATGGATTTTTATAAAAAAATCCGGCCCAGGTCAGACCAAAAAGAACTGGTCCGGATTGGCAGGATTTTTACATTGCTGTTTGTTCTTATTGCCTCTTTATGGGCACCTTATATTGACCGTTTCCCGACATTGTGGGAATATTTGCAGGCGGCACTTTCCTACCTGATCCCGCCTGTTGTGGTTTGTTTCCTGTTCGGATTGTACTGGAAACGTGCCACACCTTTGGCAGCCTTCATGTCCCTGATTGTCGGCGGCTTATCCGCTTTAATTATCATGTTGCTTCATGCTCTGGCGCTGATACCTTACATTCATTTTCTGTATGTAGCTGCCATTCTGTTTGGCCTCAGTTCCCTGACCATGATTATTACAAGCCTGATTGACAAACATCCGGGATTAAGTGAAAGCTTTGCAGATCAGTTCCGTGCGCAGACCGAAGAAGAATCATCACAGACTCCCAGTTCTGATGAAGAAAACAAAACCACAGACATCAAAACTGATACCAGCGTTTCAGGATCCGCTTACATGGATTATCGTTTTTATGCTGCTGTTCTGATGATACTGACTACAGGTGTTGTAATATGGTTCTGGTAATGTCCTTTGATTTTGAACAGAGCATTTTATTAAATCACGTGCGGGGATTAACCTTTTAAATTATTAACAATATTGTCACAAAATATACTTGATTCCATTGCAATTGAGTCTTATTATGCAATAATATTGCATAGCATTTGAAATTTATTTCAGCCAGCCACACACAGAAGAATAAATGAAAGTAACCTTAAAAGACATTGCCCGGGAAACGGGCTATTCCATATCAACAATCTCACGGGTTTTAAGCAATGTTGGCAAAATAAGTCCAAAAGCAAGGGATGAAATAATTCAGGCTGCCAAGAGATTAAACTATCCCGTATCGCGTATCGCAGGGCAAGATATTCCGGGGAAACAGCAGAATATTGCTTTGGTAACGGATTTTCATGAAGGCGAGTTTTATGCTTCCTACTATTACGGAATCGACAGAGCTGCTGCGGAAGAAAAGGTTCGTATTGCCTTGCTGAATGTAGCCGAGCCTCGCAAGAATATTAAGAAGTTCATGTCGGATCTTATTGCCGAAAAATATTTTGATGGAGCGATCATTTTCATACCGGAATTGATCCGTCAGGATTATGAGGATCTTATGAAAATAATCCCGGACCATTTTCACGTGGTTTCCAATGCAATGATCGAAAATCCCTTGCTTGCAACCATCACCTTTGACGGATACAGCGGCGGACACCAGGCTGCCAGACTTTTTCATGAAGCCGGTTATCAAAATGTTGGCATTGTTAAAGGCCCTGCAAGGAAAGCAGAAAGCAGGTTCCGGTACAACGGATTCAATGATTTCGTCTCAAGCGTTCCTGAGATGAATCTGGTCTGGGAATGCGACGGAAATTTTGAATTCAACTCCGGTGTCCAAAGCTTTTATGACCTGGTGGAGAGCGGAAATAAACCGGAAGCAATTTTTATTTGCAACGATTTGATGGCTTCCGCATTTATCGATACCGCGGTGGCCAATAATGTCCGTATCCCGGATGACATTGCCATTCTGGGCTACGATGATCTGCCCATGTGCCGGAATAATAACCCGACTATTTCCTCTGTCCGCACTGATTTTAAACAATTGGGTACTGCCAGTATCCGGTCTTTAAAAAACCGGCATCCAAAAGAAGGTCAGCAGCATGGAGTTCTGAGCCTCATACCGGTATCAATTGTTGAAAGAGAATCTATTTCAACTAAAATTGAAGTGTGAGAAAATCCGAGAACTGCCGTTAGAACTGTTGTAACCTTTTTTTCCGGTACAGCTAGTAATAATCTTTCTGTGATTAAGCAAGCTGCACATTTATACTGAATATAAATGCTGCTCATTTCAAGTTTGCCTCTCCCGTGCATAATCATTGCTGCCGATTGATTGGTGTACCCCGCCAGGAGGCAAAGAGGTAATATGGATGCGCCCTGCCGGGCGCACCAAAAAAATGGGGCGCAAGCAGTATTACCACTTACGCCCCGTACTCAATTGCCAAACTATAACAGGAGAGGTTATTTGACAAGTGTAAGGTTGCGAGTCAACACTTTATCTCCAACCTGGAGTCTGTAAATGTATACACCACTGCTGAGATTGGACGCATCAAACGTAACCGTGTGCTGACCGGCTGACATATGACCGTCTTCCAAAGTTGCAACCTGCTGACCAAGCATATTGTATACTTCCAGTGTAACTTGGGATGCTTCCGGCAACGCAAAATCAATTTGTGTTGTCGGGTTGAACGGGTTCGGATAGTTCTGGCTCAGTTGAAGTGTTTCAGGCTTTTCTGAACCAACCAGTTCGCTGCTGGTGTCGTCAACCTTCACCAGTTGGAAATCATCCAGGAAAAACGTATGGTCTGGTCCACCACCAGGTGTTAGCATTTCACCATCTTCATCTACAAAGTCAACAAATAAAACAACTTTAAAATAGGGAGCTTCCTCAACTCCTAATTCTTCCAGGTTCCATTCCGCTTCTACCCATTCTTCGCTTACTCCTCCGGGTATGGGAATGTGCAAATCACCGGTATCAAAACCGTCACCCTCAAGCTTCACCGTAATTTGTACGTCTTCCCGCGGTGACCAGACTTTTGCTCTGAAGATATAGTCCTGCACCTCGCCTACTTCCATAGGTTCGTCAAGGTCATACCAGAATCCAGCCCATGGCTGTCCACCATCCGTTCTTTCATATT of Natronogracilivirga saccharolytica contains these proteins:
- the ctaD gene encoding cytochrome c oxidase subunit I — protein: MAERTANTLKIREFPVEENPKHTYLNAEKGILSWLITLDHKRIGLLYLGSIAFFFFVGGVLALLLRTELLTPAESIIDADTYNQIFTLHGAIMIFLFIIPSIPAALGNFFLPMMIGAKDVAFPRLNLASYWIYVIGAVFALYSIISGAVDTGWTFYTPYSTQTDMAVVSMTMAIFILGFSSILTGINFIVTLHKLRSPGLSWSKMPLFLWSLYATAIIQILATPVLAITVLLLAMERIFGIGIFDPTMGGDPVLYQHFFWFYSHPAVYIMIVPAFGIISELISTFSRKTIFGYWAIALSSLAIAFIGFLVWGHHMFVSGQSELSSVVFSFLTFFVGVPTGIKIFNWVATMYKGSIDLKTPMLYALAFLFLFTIGGLTGIMIGALSVNVHLHDTYYIVAHFHYVMMGGTVIALLGGLHYWWPKMTGRMYNEFWGKITCGIIFVSFNMTFLPQFIMGSQGMPRRYFNYVDQFQGLHQFSTIGSYILGLGFVIMAVYLAWSLFKGPRATSNPWKSRSLEWMASSPPAHHNFEYTPVILHGPYDHHKPMREFRMGVAREDETHEEQVTAEKTP
- a CDS encoding cytochrome c oxidase subunit 3 family protein, with protein sequence MGNQSIATEKKSHLQHHFVDEDQQFESSKLGMWIFLATEILMFGGLFVAYIVYRSWHPDLFYQAAHELDVALGATNTVVLIASSLTIALAIRAVQLDKIKACINYLAATIALAATFMVIKYFEYMEKFEKGIFPGSAYSYDGISHEMAVNFFSIYYMMTGLHGIHVVIGMGLIGWMIIKAKKGSVHSGYYTPVENTGLFWHLVDIIWIFLFPLLYLIE
- a CDS encoding cytochrome C oxidase subunit IV family protein, with translation MSTHHISTLATLMSVAAALLVLTFFTVAVTWFDIPAPFDVIAAMAIAIVKAALVAMFFMNLYWDTRFNSIVLLLSVLFLVIFISITLLDTLFRDAGLPIY
- a CDS encoding glycoside hydrolase family 2 TIM barrel-domain containing protein, which translates into the protein MNLFYLTRILTIAIIFTFLTTEPVSGAGLSHPPEPIPVTLEQDEEGNYKVVRDGEPYFIKGAGGSSRLDLLVESGGNSIRTWSTSDADSILDEAHKRGLTVMLGIWLEHERHGFDYDDEESVARQKEEVRKKILRYKDHPALLAWGLGNEVDLMYTNTRVWHAVEDIARMVKELDPNHLVTTVTAGIDKEKAALIMEKVPSIDFLSINTYGGLDDLPERIREIGWDGAYAVTEWGPTGHWEIDQTEWEVPVEQTSTEKSEVYRSRYREGIMADPEQCIGSYTFLWGQKQETTPTWYGLFLETGEITEVVDAMHYNWTGEWPEERAPSILSFTIEGMSAHDNVYLAPGETYEATVEGTHPHDASFEISWEFLPESTDIGAGGDPEERPETIHGLIKEQHGNTIVFQAPEKQGPYRLFTYLVTEENRAAVANIPFFVGDK
- a CDS encoding sodium:solute symporter, encoding MASQIGILDLIIVLAFVGYICWRGFTASRNQKSPADFFLASRSLTWPLIGISLYASNMSSSSLIGLSSSGYENGIYVYNYEWMGIILLVIFAIYFVPLYLRAKLYTMPELLEKRFDFRSRYYFSTLSILVNIGIDTAGALYAGGILIQILFPVVDMGTAILIIAISAGMYTIAGGLRAVVFTDVLQGILLTVGSLILTIILFNHIGSWEAIKEAAHPDSFNLIRSRDDKVLPWPALILGLPLLSFYFWCTNQHIVQRVLGARSIDDGRKGAIFAGFLKVPVLFIMIFPGIMALSIYPELDNPNMVMPQLMLDFLPAGILGLVLAGFLAALMSSIDSALNSASTLLTMDFYKKIRPRSDQKELVRIGRIFTLLFVLIASLWAPYIDRFPTLWEYLQAALSYLIPPVVVCFLFGLYWKRATPLAAFMSLIVGGLSALIIMLLHALALIPYIHFLYVAAILFGLSSLTMIITSLIDKHPGLSESFADQFRAQTEEESSQTPSSDEENKTTDIKTDTSVSGSAYMDYRFYAAVLMILTTGVVIWFW
- a CDS encoding LacI family DNA-binding transcriptional regulator, which translates into the protein MKVTLKDIARETGYSISTISRVLSNVGKISPKARDEIIQAAKRLNYPVSRIAGQDIPGKQQNIALVTDFHEGEFYASYYYGIDRAAAEEKVRIALLNVAEPRKNIKKFMSDLIAEKYFDGAIIFIPELIRQDYEDLMKIIPDHFHVVSNAMIENPLLATITFDGYSGGHQAARLFHEAGYQNVGIVKGPARKAESRFRYNGFNDFVSSVPEMNLVWECDGNFEFNSGVQSFYDLVESGNKPEAIFICNDLMASAFIDTAVANNVRIPDDIAILGYDDLPMCRNNNPTISSVRTDFKQLGTASIRSLKNRHPKEGQQHGVLSLIPVSIVERESISTKIEV
- a CDS encoding T9SS type A sorting domain-containing protein, whose protein sequence is MIPAPEEEEEFHLITFPYTFNMDDDFPWGERDADDTLQVTFMPFEGAALERIENPDKSGVNESDYVLQYERTDGGQPWAGFWYDLDEPMEVGEVQDYIFRAKVWSPREDVQITVKLEGDGFDTGDLHIPIPGGVSEEWVEAEWNLEELGVEEAPYFKVVLFVDFVDEDGEMLTPGGGPDHTFFLDDFQLVKVDDTSSELVGSEKPETLQLSQNYPNPFNPTTQIDFALPEASQVTLEVYNMLGQQVATLEDGHMSAGQHTVTFDASNLSSGVYIYRLQVGDKVLTRNLTLVK